In a single window of the Natronomonas salsuginis genome:
- a CDS encoding ABC transporter permease — MSAPTESESDACETATSPRTPNTLVTLRTLIRRELSTAVLDRTDIGVWIGFIGVLFGIAWFGGGVQVGYVSTIIDLLTPLELLIPVIAFAFGYRAIVDDERRGVLDVLRTYPVSSWQVVVGVYLGRAIGLAAIVSTALSALMFPIFVTESYRPVFYATHTGADSPGLYLRFVVLTVGFALVMLAVAIAMSALASAARTAIAAAVASLFVVLFVADIALVFGVARGVIAETSLVSSLAISPLSAYRGLVFETTIAVTAGTGPRMASPVASAVGLGIWWLGSLAVAAVAIRR; from the coding sequence GTGAGCGCGCCGACGGAGTCGGAGTCCGACGCGTGCGAAACCGCCACGTCTCCTCGGACGCCGAACACGCTGGTGACGCTTCGAACGCTGATTCGGCGGGAGCTCTCGACCGCAGTACTGGACCGGACCGACATCGGGGTCTGGATCGGCTTCATCGGCGTTCTGTTCGGGATCGCCTGGTTCGGCGGCGGGGTGCAGGTCGGGTACGTCTCGACGATCATCGACCTGTTGACGCCGCTTGAGCTCCTGATTCCGGTCATCGCGTTCGCGTTTGGGTATCGGGCGATCGTCGACGACGAGCGTCGCGGTGTGCTCGACGTCCTGCGGACGTATCCCGTTTCGTCCTGGCAGGTCGTCGTGGGCGTGTATCTCGGTCGAGCGATCGGCCTCGCCGCGATCGTCTCGACCGCGCTTTCGGCGCTCATGTTCCCGATATTCGTCACCGAGTCGTACCGACCCGTGTTCTATGCGACCCACACGGGGGCTGATTCGCCGGGGTTGTATCTCCGGTTCGTCGTCCTAACGGTCGGCTTCGCGCTGGTCATGCTCGCCGTCGCGATCGCGATGTCGGCGCTAGCCAGCGCGGCCCGAACGGCGATCGCCGCCGCGGTCGCCTCGCTGTTCGTGGTGCTGTTCGTGGCCGACATCGCGCTCGTGTTCGGGGTGGCGCGAGGAGTCATAGCGGAGACCTCCCTCGTGAGTTCGCTCGCGATCAGTCCGCTCAGCGCGTATCGAGGGTTGGTGTTCGAGACGACGATCGCCGTCACGGCAGGGACCGGCCCCCGGATGGCGTCGCCGGTCGCAAGCGCCGTCGGACTGGGGATTTGGTGGCTCGGCTCGCTCGCCGTTGCTGCCGTCGCGATACGAAGGTGA
- a CDS encoding ABC transporter ATP-binding protein: MSESANATTTGSTAKAEPTTATRPPIVEIDGLGHTYGRIDVLEDVSFDVPAGEVTAIIGPNGAGKTTLIRDIVGLQEPTAGTVDYRIPDVPRPIGYLQQRPAFRPGQTVKQAIAFYGSLVGETEADTVRRLERVGLGAATDRAVGALSGGMTRLAGIAQATVGDPPLVVLDEPASGLDPGMSVRIFEIAEELAAAGAAVLVSSHNLALVERTAGRVVLLDDGTVARIGAPADLNGELGTESLLDAFDAAVAGDSKTVSVRGGST, translated from the coding sequence ATGAGTGAGTCAGCAAACGCGACGACGACAGGATCGACGGCGAAAGCGGAGCCGACAACAGCCACGAGGCCACCGATCGTCGAGATCGACGGGCTGGGACACACCTACGGCCGAATAGACGTTCTCGAGGACGTCTCGTTCGACGTGCCCGCGGGAGAGGTGACGGCGATCATCGGGCCGAACGGCGCAGGGAAGACCACGCTCATTCGCGACATCGTCGGCCTCCAGGAACCGACCGCGGGAACCGTAGACTACCGCATCCCGGACGTTCCGAGGCCGATCGGATACCTCCAACAGCGGCCGGCGTTTCGACCGGGACAGACCGTCAAACAGGCGATCGCGTTTTACGGATCGCTCGTCGGGGAGACCGAGGCCGACACAGTCCGGCGGCTCGAACGGGTCGGGTTGGGTGCGGCGACCGATCGGGCAGTCGGGGCGCTCTCGGGCGGGATGACGCGGCTCGCCGGGATCGCGCAGGCGACCGTCGGCGACCCGCCACTCGTGGTCCTCGACGAGCCCGCGAGCGGCCTCGACCCGGGGATGAGCGTCCGCATCTTCGAGATCGCCGAGGAGCTCGCCGCGGCGGGGGCGGCCGTGTTGGTGAGCTCGCACAACCTCGCGTTGGTCGAACGCACCGCCGGCCGGGTGGTGCTGCTCGACGACGGCACGGTCGCGCGGATCGGTGCGCCCGCGGATCTCAACGGAGAGCTCGGGACCGAATCGCTGCTCGACGCGTTCGACGCGGCCGTCGCCGGGGATTCGAAGACGGTCAGCGTTCGGGGGGGATCGACGTGA